A section of the Oncorhynchus gorbuscha isolate QuinsamMale2020 ecotype Even-year linkage group LG04, OgorEven_v1.0, whole genome shotgun sequence genome encodes:
- the LOC124033373 gene encoding LIM/homeobox protein Lhx6-like isoform X1, translating into MYWNNEVSSPLPEENNVLLDNVFVKQSHSDGESHADVKEEAPLLPSPPVTPSMCSHPTLASPTPVRSTGKNQCANCGTEIQDRYLLKVNNLNWHVGCLECSVCRVSLRQHNSCYIKNKEIFCKLDYFSKFGTKCGQCRRQVYASDWVRRARGSVYHLACFACYSCKRQLSTGEEFGLVEGRVLCRAHYDTMVENLQRAAENGTGLTLEGAFPSDQDGQPKPAKRARTSFSAEQLQVMQSQFNQDNNPDAQTLQKLSDMTGLSRRVIQVWFQNCRARHKKHPPPQHNAHIQGAPHPHSRIASSLPDNLYSPFSSPDRPHLLALHGYIDSHPFSMLSAPNHLAHPGMALPQLPISR; encoded by the exons ATGTACTGGAACAATGAAGTTTCATCTCCACTCCCGGAGGAGAATAACGTCTTATTGGACAATGTTTTCGTTAAGCAG TCTCACTCGGACGGGGAGTCGCACGCAGATGTAAAAGAAGAGGCTCCTCTCCTGCCCAGTCCTCCGGTAACACCGTCTATGTGCTCGCATCCGACCCTGGCCTCCCCGACGCCAGTTCGGTCCACGGGGAAAAACCAGTGTGCCAACTGCGGCACAGAGATCCAAGACAGATACCTACTGAAA GTGAACAATTTGAATTGGCACGTGGGATGTCTGGAGTGTTCGGTCTGCAGAGTATCATTACGTCAGCACAATAGCTGCTAcatcaaaaacaaagaaatatttTGCAAATTGGATTATTTCAG TAAGTTTGGCACCAAGTGTGGCCAGTGCAGGCGCCAGGTGTATGCCAGTGACTGGGTGCGGCGGGCACGGGGCAGTGTGTACCACCTGGCCTGCTTCGCCTGCTACTCCTGTAAGAGGCAGCTGTCCACAGGGGAGGAGTTTGGTCTGGTGGAGGGCAGGGTGCTATGTCGGGCCCACTATGACACCATGGTGGAGAACCTCCAGAGAGCGGCTGAGAACG GGACGGGTCTCACTTTGGAGGGAGCCTTCCCCTCTGATCAGGATGGCCAACCCAAACCAGCCAAGAGAGCACGCACTTCCTTCAGCGCTGAGCAGCTACAG GTGATGCAGTCTCAGTTTAACCAAGACAACAACCCTGATGCCCAGACTCTACAGAAGCTGTCAGACATGACAGGACTGAGCAGACGGGTCATACAA GTTTGGTTTCAAAACTGCAGAGCAAGACATAAAAAGCACCCTCCCCCCCAGCACAACGCTCACATCCAGGGAGCCCCCCATCCCCACTCCAGAATCGCCTCCTCACTGCCAGACAACCTCTACTCCCCCTTTAGCAGTCCCGACAGACCACACCTGCTGGCTCTGCATGGATACATAGACA GTCATCCCTTCTCGATGCTGTCCGCCCCTAACCACCTCGCCCACCCAGGCATGGCCTTACCACAGTTACCCATCAGCCGCTAA
- the LOC124033373 gene encoding LIM/homeobox protein Lhx6-like isoform X2 — translation MSHSDGESHADVKEEAPLLPSPPVTPSMCSHPTLASPTPVRSTGKNQCANCGTEIQDRYLLKVNNLNWHVGCLECSVCRVSLRQHNSCYIKNKEIFCKLDYFSKFGTKCGQCRRQVYASDWVRRARGSVYHLACFACYSCKRQLSTGEEFGLVEGRVLCRAHYDTMVENLQRAAENGTGLTLEGAFPSDQDGQPKPAKRARTSFSAEQLQVMQSQFNQDNNPDAQTLQKLSDMTGLSRRVIQVWFQNCRARHKKHPPPQHNAHIQGAPHPHSRIASSLPDNLYSPFSSPDRPHLLALHGYIDSHPFSMLSAPNHLAHPGMALPQLPISR, via the exons ATG TCTCACTCGGACGGGGAGTCGCACGCAGATGTAAAAGAAGAGGCTCCTCTCCTGCCCAGTCCTCCGGTAACACCGTCTATGTGCTCGCATCCGACCCTGGCCTCCCCGACGCCAGTTCGGTCCACGGGGAAAAACCAGTGTGCCAACTGCGGCACAGAGATCCAAGACAGATACCTACTGAAA GTGAACAATTTGAATTGGCACGTGGGATGTCTGGAGTGTTCGGTCTGCAGAGTATCATTACGTCAGCACAATAGCTGCTAcatcaaaaacaaagaaatatttTGCAAATTGGATTATTTCAG TAAGTTTGGCACCAAGTGTGGCCAGTGCAGGCGCCAGGTGTATGCCAGTGACTGGGTGCGGCGGGCACGGGGCAGTGTGTACCACCTGGCCTGCTTCGCCTGCTACTCCTGTAAGAGGCAGCTGTCCACAGGGGAGGAGTTTGGTCTGGTGGAGGGCAGGGTGCTATGTCGGGCCCACTATGACACCATGGTGGAGAACCTCCAGAGAGCGGCTGAGAACG GGACGGGTCTCACTTTGGAGGGAGCCTTCCCCTCTGATCAGGATGGCCAACCCAAACCAGCCAAGAGAGCACGCACTTCCTTCAGCGCTGAGCAGCTACAG GTGATGCAGTCTCAGTTTAACCAAGACAACAACCCTGATGCCCAGACTCTACAGAAGCTGTCAGACATGACAGGACTGAGCAGACGGGTCATACAA GTTTGGTTTCAAAACTGCAGAGCAAGACATAAAAAGCACCCTCCCCCCCAGCACAACGCTCACATCCAGGGAGCCCCCCATCCCCACTCCAGAATCGCCTCCTCACTGCCAGACAACCTCTACTCCCCCTTTAGCAGTCCCGACAGACCACACCTGCTGGCTCTGCATGGATACATAGACA GTCATCCCTTCTCGATGCTGTCCGCCCCTAACCACCTCGCCCACCCAGGCATGGCCTTACCACAGTTACCCATCAGCCGCTAA